The Thermodesulfobacteriota bacterium genome has a window encoding:
- a CDS encoding cation-translocating P-type ATPase, producing the protein MKFHHLASQEVLKHFSSGISGLGENEAQNRLAQYGPNEITRRRKISPIRIFLSQFNSFIVYILIAAVIVSFTLHEFIDSGVIIAILIVNAVLGFFQEYRAEKAIESLKKMAALQTTVIRGGEKRRIDSNKLVPGDVIAFESGDRIPADARIVEGYLLEVMESSLTGESLSVKKDSAPINDTSTLGDMKNMLFAGTNVTSGSGRAVVVRTGMGTEMGKIAESIESVEDDETPLQKRLDRLGRKLGILTLIICGIIIVFGIFKGGNILEMVMVGVSLAVAAVPEGLPIVVTIALALGVKRMVRHHALVKRLHSVETLGCTTVICTDKTGTLTRNEMTVTKLYVNDNIIDITGTGYGTFGEFFSSGEKIDPLSAELLLRIGVLNNDAELSGEEGVVGDPTEGCLIVSAAKAGLKKSILSDHFPRVNEIPFDSERKMKSTVHRTGEGLWMTTKGAPDMVINLCTSIDVGGKVSPLSDGMKNRIMETNRKFASQALRVLAFAYKPLDYDEDVDRSDENELILVGLQGMIDPPRDQVRSAIEKCRKAGIRSVMITGDYALTAQAIAHQLGIEGDAVTGEELEKINDEALKKTVKEVSIFSRVNPEHKIRIVRALRETGEVVAMSGDGVNDAPALKEADIGIAMGITGTDVTKETADMVLLDDKYTSIVNAVEQGRGIYENIKKFVNYLLSSNLGEVLILFIAMIIGFKDPSGVMVMPLLATQILWLNLITDGLPAVALGVDPIRKGVMEVSPRNSAEPIITKNMATNIIIISVLMAAGVLFLFNRFLPEGGTIARTIAFTSIVMLEMVRVTMIRSQYKLPFFSNLYLIGAIIFSVLLQVAVVYVPVMNIIFKTTALSLYHWGYMGAVMAIIFVIGVVLTRLINREGDGCSGHTDS; encoded by the coding sequence ATGAAATTTCATCACCTCGCGTCTCAAGAAGTTCTAAAACATTTTTCCTCTGGAATAAGCGGTCTGGGTGAAAATGAAGCACAAAACAGACTTGCTCAATACGGCCCCAACGAAATCACACGCAGACGTAAAATATCTCCCATACGGATCTTTCTTTCTCAGTTCAACAGCTTTATCGTGTATATACTCATCGCTGCTGTTATCGTATCGTTCACACTTCACGAATTCATAGACAGCGGGGTGATCATCGCCATTCTTATTGTGAACGCGGTCCTCGGCTTTTTCCAGGAATACAGGGCGGAAAAGGCCATTGAGTCGCTCAAGAAAATGGCCGCCCTTCAGACAACAGTGATCAGGGGTGGTGAAAAAAGGAGGATCGACAGCAATAAACTGGTACCCGGTGATGTGATTGCTTTCGAGTCAGGGGATCGGATACCCGCCGATGCCCGTATCGTCGAAGGATACCTGCTTGAAGTCATGGAGTCATCGCTGACCGGTGAAAGCCTGTCGGTAAAAAAGGATTCAGCACCTATCAATGATACCAGTACGCTTGGTGATATGAAGAACATGCTTTTCGCCGGTACCAATGTTACCAGCGGTTCCGGCAGGGCAGTGGTGGTGAGAACCGGCATGGGCACCGAGATGGGAAAAATTGCCGAATCGATTGAATCAGTTGAGGACGATGAAACGCCGCTGCAAAAGAGACTGGATAGGCTGGGGAGGAAGCTGGGGATTCTGACGCTCATTATCTGCGGAATCATCATCGTCTTCGGTATCTTCAAAGGTGGAAATATCCTTGAGATGGTCATGGTGGGTGTGAGTCTTGCTGTAGCAGCCGTACCGGAAGGCCTTCCAATTGTGGTGACCATTGCGCTGGCTTTGGGAGTCAAAAGGATGGTTCGCCATCATGCCCTGGTTAAGCGTCTTCACAGTGTGGAGACGCTGGGATGTACCACGGTCATCTGCACGGACAAAACCGGGACGCTGACGCGCAACGAAATGACGGTGACGAAATTGTACGTCAACGATAACATCATCGATATTACAGGAACCGGATACGGGACTTTTGGAGAGTTCTTTTCTTCAGGAGAAAAAATTGACCCCTTATCTGCTGAACTTCTCCTGAGAATAGGCGTTTTAAACAATGATGCGGAATTATCGGGAGAGGAGGGGGTGGTCGGCGACCCCACCGAGGGATGTCTGATCGTCAGTGCGGCAAAAGCGGGGCTGAAAAAGTCGATTTTAAGCGATCATTTCCCCCGGGTGAATGAAATACCCTTTGATTCGGAGAGGAAAATGAAATCAACGGTGCATCGCACCGGAGAAGGTCTGTGGATGACCACCAAGGGAGCGCCGGACATGGTTATCAATCTCTGTACTAGTATTGATGTTGGCGGCAAGGTGTCGCCCCTTTCCGATGGAATGAAAAACAGAATCATGGAAACCAACCGTAAATTCGCATCGCAGGCGTTAAGGGTGCTTGCCTTTGCTTATAAACCCCTGGATTACGATGAGGATGTTGACCGGTCCGATGAGAACGAGCTTATCTTGGTGGGTCTTCAAGGCATGATCGATCCTCCCCGTGACCAGGTTCGCAGTGCCATTGAAAAGTGTAGAAAGGCAGGGATTCGATCCGTTATGATCACCGGTGATTATGCACTTACGGCACAAGCTATCGCGCATCAACTGGGAATTGAAGGTGATGCAGTCACCGGAGAAGAGCTTGAAAAAATCAACGATGAGGCTTTGAAAAAAACGGTAAAGGAAGTCTCGATTTTCTCAAGGGTAAACCCGGAGCACAAGATACGGATCGTGCGAGCCTTAAGAGAAACCGGAGAGGTGGTTGCCATGTCCGGGGATGGCGTAAACGATGCGCCGGCACTCAAGGAGGCTGATATCGGCATTGCCATGGGCATTACCGGTACGGACGTGACCAAGGAAACGGCCGATATGGTACTCCTGGATGATAAGTATACCTCCATTGTCAATGCGGTGGAACAGGGAAGGGGCATCTACGAAAACATCAAGAAATTTGTCAATTACCTGCTTTCCAGCAATCTGGGTGAAGTGTTAATACTGTTTATCGCCATGATCATTGGCTTTAAAGACCCATCCGGAGTCATGGTGATGCCGCTTCTGGCGACGCAGATCCTCTGGCTGAACCTCATTACTGACGGACTTCCCGCAGTTGCATTGGGTGTGGATCCCATACGAAAAGGCGTCATGGAAGTATCGCCGCGCAATTCCGCTGAACCGATTATAACAAAAAACATGGCGACAAACATTATCATCATATCCGTCCTCATGGCAGCCGGAGTCCTCTTTCTCTTTAACCGGTTTCTTCCCGAAGGGGGGACCATCGCGCGAACAATTGCCTTTACTTCCATCGTCATGCTGGAGATGGTTCGGGTGACCATGATCCGTTCTCAATACAAGCTTCCATTCTTCTCAAACCTGTATCTGATCGGGGCAATCATTTTTTCTGTATTGCTCCAGGTGGCGGTCGTTTATGTACCGGTAATGAACATTATCTTTAAAACCACGGCACTCAGCCTTTACCACTGGGGCTATATGGGTGCGGTGATGGCAATTATTTTCGTTATAGGGGTGGTACTGACCCGGCTGATAAACCGAGAGGGAGATGGATGTTCAGGACACACTGATAGTTGA
- a CDS encoding efflux RND transporter permease subunit, giving the protein MTSPLPENKNHLGAMAWMAKHAVAANLLMLVLLVGGFLWGSMIKQEIFPEFELDVVNVSVAYPGASPEEVERGIILAVEEAVEGLEGVKEIKSTANEGSGTIRIEMIEGGNLNRFAQDIKNEVDRITSFPEETEAPTVAIAARKRAVMSLALFGRQSDWVLRHTAEEIRDKLLLDPEITQVDLEGIRDFEISIEISQQTLRTYNLTLDEAANRIATASVELPGGAIKTGGGDVLVRMKERRYHGNEFAKIPIITSNDGTEVLLENIAKIKDDFEETNRFATFNGEPAIMLEVYRVGDQTPITVSNAVRDRLSSIRQNLAPGLSIETIRDRSDIYRQRLNLMVRNGLIGLGLVFILLAVFLEARLAFWVSLGIPISFLGSLLILSPLGASINMITMFAFIIALGIVVDDAIVSGENIYHYRQQGLPWLKSAIRGVREISMPVTFSVLTNMVAFMPMLFIPGVMGKIFKHIPFVVISVFAVSLIESLFVLPAHLGHQKEKQSEGWFGWIQKKQTKFSAHFSRFIRERYGPFLRFVLSNRYITLFLGVSILIVTIGFIQSGRMGFELFPKVESDFSQSTIVLPYGTAVQKTLNIQEKVVNAARQVAENNGGDQLLKGIFARIVENQSRIRVYLTDPDIRPISTAEFTRRWRKKAGTLVGIESIKFESDVGGPGRGSAITLELRHHNLEVLKKASADLADSLSYFPRVSDIDDGFTPGKQQIDFRVKPEALSLGLSSREIAGQIRNAYYGSEALRQLRGKNEVKVIVRLPLEERLSEYHLEEMILKTPSGKEIPLRQAVTFNRGRSYTSIDRRNAQRVVTVSADVRPRSKAGEVLNSLKTDMLPKLQVDYPGLSYSFEGRQADMSESMESLIYGLLMALIAIYAMLAIPFNSYIQPIIVMACVPFGIVGAVLGHLLMGYSLSVMSMFGVVALSGVVINDSLVMIDFANRKRRAGIGILDAIQHAGIQRFRPIMLTTLTTFGGLSPMIFETSRQAKFLIPMAISLGFGIVFATVITLILVPSLYMIISDIRKLILGTESAALTSGKTGKMIQ; this is encoded by the coding sequence ATGACTAGCCCCTTACCGGAAAATAAAAACCACCTGGGCGCCATGGCATGGATGGCAAAACATGCCGTTGCAGCAAACCTGCTCATGTTGGTTTTGCTCGTTGGCGGTTTTTTATGGGGAAGCATGATCAAGCAGGAGATTTTTCCTGAATTTGAGCTCGATGTGGTCAACGTCAGCGTGGCCTATCCCGGAGCCAGTCCCGAAGAAGTTGAAAGAGGCATCATACTCGCGGTAGAAGAGGCCGTGGAAGGTCTTGAGGGTGTCAAGGAAATCAAGTCCACCGCCAACGAAGGATCAGGTACGATCCGTATAGAAATGATTGAGGGCGGAAACCTGAACCGGTTTGCCCAGGACATTAAAAATGAAGTGGACCGAATTACCTCATTTCCGGAAGAGACCGAAGCGCCCACTGTTGCAATCGCAGCGAGAAAAAGAGCGGTGATGTCACTTGCCCTCTTTGGAAGGCAGAGTGACTGGGTATTAAGACATACCGCAGAGGAAATTCGTGACAAGCTGCTGTTAGACCCTGAAATTACCCAGGTTGATCTTGAAGGTATCCGCGATTTTGAAATCAGCATTGAAATTTCCCAACAAACTCTGCGAACGTATAATCTCACCCTTGATGAGGCGGCCAACAGGATAGCCACTGCCTCGGTGGAACTTCCGGGAGGGGCGATCAAAACAGGCGGAGGCGATGTTTTGGTTCGCATGAAGGAACGCCGCTACCACGGAAATGAATTTGCCAAAATTCCGATTATCACCTCCAATGACGGCACCGAAGTACTGCTGGAAAATATCGCTAAAATAAAAGATGACTTTGAAGAAACCAACCGCTTTGCAACCTTTAACGGCGAACCTGCCATTATGCTTGAAGTATATCGGGTTGGAGATCAAACGCCGATCACCGTTTCAAACGCGGTAAGAGATCGCCTCTCATCCATCAGGCAGAATCTGGCTCCCGGTCTGTCCATCGAAACCATACGAGACAGATCCGACATCTACCGACAACGTCTGAACCTTATGGTACGAAACGGTTTGATCGGATTAGGTCTGGTATTTATCCTGCTCGCCGTCTTTCTTGAGGCACGTCTTGCCTTCTGGGTCAGCCTGGGAATCCCCATCTCGTTTCTTGGCTCTCTTCTTATACTTTCTCCGCTGGGAGCCAGCATAAACATGATTACCATGTTTGCCTTTATTATCGCCTTGGGTATTGTGGTGGATGATGCGATTGTCTCAGGCGAAAACATATACCACTATCGTCAACAGGGCCTTCCGTGGCTCAAATCGGCAATTCGCGGTGTGAGGGAAATTTCCATGCCCGTGACCTTCAGCGTCCTAACCAACATGGTGGCCTTTATGCCGATGCTTTTTATCCCGGGTGTCATGGGCAAAATATTCAAGCACATCCCCTTTGTGGTGATCAGCGTATTTGCCGTCTCTCTAATAGAGAGCCTTTTTGTACTTCCGGCCCACCTCGGCCATCAAAAAGAAAAGCAATCAGAAGGCTGGTTTGGATGGATACAAAAAAAGCAAACCAAATTCAGCGCCCATTTTTCCAGGTTCATCAGAGAGCGCTACGGTCCTTTTCTTAGATTTGTGCTCAGTAATCGCTATATTACCCTTTTTTTGGGTGTCTCTATTCTCATTGTTACCATCGGTTTTATACAAAGTGGCAGGATGGGGTTTGAACTCTTTCCAAAGGTGGAATCTGATTTTTCTCAGTCCACCATCGTCCTTCCCTATGGGACAGCAGTCCAGAAGACCTTAAACATCCAAGAAAAAGTGGTGAACGCTGCCAGGCAAGTTGCGGAAAATAACGGCGGCGACCAACTGCTAAAGGGAATATTTGCCAGGATTGTTGAGAACCAAAGTCGAATCAGGGTGTATTTAACCGATCCGGATATAAGACCGATTTCAACTGCCGAGTTTACCAGGCGTTGGAGAAAAAAGGCGGGCACACTTGTGGGGATTGAATCGATAAAATTTGAATCTGATGTGGGTGGCCCGGGCAGAGGTTCTGCCATCACCCTAGAACTGCGACACCATAATCTCGAAGTTTTAAAAAAGGCAAGCGCAGATCTGGCCGACTCGCTGTCCTACTTTCCGAGGGTATCGGATATTGATGACGGTTTTACCCCTGGAAAACAACAGATCGACTTTCGGGTAAAGCCTGAAGCTTTGAGTCTGGGCTTGAGTTCAAGGGAAATAGCCGGACAAATTCGAAACGCATATTACGGATCAGAGGCTTTGAGACAGCTCAGGGGAAAAAACGAGGTTAAAGTCATCGTGCGACTCCCCCTGGAAGAAAGACTCTCAGAGTACCATCTGGAAGAAATGATACTGAAAACCCCTTCCGGAAAGGAAATCCCTTTAAGACAAGCCGTGACGTTCAACCGGGGAAGATCGTACACCAGCATTGACAGAAGAAACGCCCAAAGAGTGGTGACGGTTTCGGCTGATGTGCGGCCCAGGAGCAAGGCGGGAGAAGTTTTAAACTCTCTTAAGACAGACATGCTTCCCAAGCTGCAAGTCGACTATCCCGGTCTCTCTTACAGTTTCGAGGGACGACAGGCCGATATGAGCGAAAGCATGGAGAGCCTTATTTACGGGCTTTTGATGGCGCTAATCGCCATTTACGCCATGCTGGCCATCCCCTTTAACAGCTACATCCAGCCGATCATAGTCATGGCCTGCGTGCCATTCGGTATTGTTGGAGCGGTACTGGGTCATCTTTTAATGGGATACAGCCTGAGTGTGATGAGCATGTTCGGTGTGGTCGCCTTATCCGGGGTGGTAATAAATGACTCTCTGGTCATGATAGACTTTGCCAATAGAAAAAGACGTGCCGGAATTGGAATTCTCGACGCGATTCAACATGCAGGAATTCAGCGTTTCAGACCGATCATGCTCACCACACTTACTACCTTTGGCGGGCTGTCACCTATGATATTTGAGACATCCAGACAGGCGAAATTTCTCATTCCCATGGCCATATCGCTCGGCTTCGGTATTGTTTTCGCCACTGTGATTACCCTGATTCTCGTTCCTTCACTTTATATGATTATTAGCGATATAAGGAAACTGATCCTTGGAACCGAGTCAGCCGCTTTAACTTCAGGCAAAACCGGTAAAATGATACAATAA
- a CDS encoding efflux RND transporter periplasmic adaptor subunit: MEKHKIETHEKGSRRSLSILVRAVICMILLVAGIAGATYFKNTAPKAKKRPPKKMIPLVQVKEVHPGIHQVIVPVMGSVVPARQVTLKSRVSGEITWIHPEFIEGGIFKAGKEILRIDQTDYKLDIVQKESQVAEARYSLKLELGHQDIAKREWELLNDGKDSKELDSELALRKPHLEKAKASLKSAQASLKQAKDNLLRTRIKIPFNSTVRSKNVELGSQVTTQDQLAELAGTDEYWVEVSIPADRLKWISIPKNSHDSASKAKVYYREGSTRVGNVVRLLSDLESEGRMARMLISIKDPMGLKQQNRHKPQMLIGEYVRVEIEGDKLENVYLIPRTALRDDTRVWVWGKNDRLHIRTVETLWRGTTVVIIGKGLSPGEKIITSDLAAPVEGMPIRIKGADSTKRGPRKND; this comes from the coding sequence ATGGAAAAACATAAAATAGAAACCCACGAAAAAGGAAGCAGACGGTCTCTGTCCATCTTAGTCCGGGCAGTTATCTGCATGATATTGCTTGTTGCAGGTATCGCAGGTGCCACATACTTTAAAAACACGGCACCCAAAGCAAAAAAAAGACCTCCAAAAAAAATGATACCGCTGGTTCAAGTCAAGGAGGTACACCCGGGGATACACCAAGTCATAGTGCCTGTCATGGGTTCCGTTGTGCCTGCGCGCCAGGTGACACTCAAATCGAGGGTCTCAGGGGAAATCACCTGGATCCATCCCGAATTTATCGAGGGAGGAATCTTTAAAGCGGGAAAAGAAATACTCCGCATTGATCAAACGGATTACAAACTCGATATCGTTCAGAAAGAGTCACAGGTTGCCGAAGCCAGGTATTCCCTTAAATTAGAACTGGGCCATCAGGACATTGCCAAAAGGGAATGGGAGCTGTTAAACGACGGGAAAGATTCCAAAGAGCTCGACTCCGAACTCGCCTTAAGAAAACCCCATCTGGAAAAGGCAAAGGCAAGCCTTAAATCAGCCCAGGCCAGCTTAAAACAGGCAAAGGATAATCTTTTAAGGACCCGAATCAAAATCCCCTTTAATTCCACAGTTCGCTCGAAAAATGTTGAACTGGGCTCCCAGGTAACGACTCAGGATCAACTCGCCGAGTTGGCAGGCACCGACGAATACTGGGTTGAGGTATCGATTCCCGCAGACCGTCTCAAATGGATATCCATACCCAAGAATTCCCACGACTCTGCTTCAAAGGCAAAGGTTTACTACAGGGAAGGTTCAACCCGTGTAGGCAATGTGGTAAGACTGTTGAGCGATCTGGAAAGTGAAGGGCGAATGGCCCGGATGCTGATTTCAATCAAGGACCCGATGGGTTTGAAACAGCAAAACAGGCACAAGCCCCAGATGCTCATCGGGGAATATGTGCGGGTTGAAATTGAAGGGGACAAGCTCGAAAATGTCTATTTAATACCCAGAACGGCGCTTAGAGACGACACCCGTGTATGGGTATGGGGAAAAAACGACCGCCTTCATATTCGAACAGTGGAAACACTCTGGCGTGGTACAACGGTGGTGATCATTGGAAAAGGACTTTCACCTGGGGAAAAAATTATTACGTCGGATCTCGCAGCACCGGTAGAAGGAATGCCCATACGGATAAAGGGAGCAGATTCCACAAAACGGGGGCCAAGAAAGAATGACTAG
- a CDS encoding efflux transporter outer membrane subunit: MTIINMTHFKFFIFKCLLVLLIAIFTGGSCSYFDPELRQMPEGKIPETFSLYSPGPEPPDKWWESFNDKDLNHLMEICLANNLSLKEAWSRLMQSKALAVQAGAALVPNLTGKAGASRARQKRKNTITSKETVKEYSLGLVSSYELDLWGKIRSEQEAAIFQASASREDFNTVAMTLAAEVTEQWINIISQRMQKHLLKEQLKTNMIQFELVKLRFTKAMVSALDVYQQKQVVEKVKAQIPLVEAQEMLFFHKLALLLGKAPDANIKISRNDLPALQELPSIGIPADVLSHRPDIRSAGLKLRAVDWKVAAVRADRLPSINLTASLNLSSDSLDLLLDNWVIGLAGNLTAPIFDGHRRKAEVDRQMALADEKLASYRSTVLTAIKEVEDALISESKHKEHIEALKREIQAAKSALNEARERYRKGLNEYLPVLTQLLSVQNLEIDLIQKKTLLLLDRISLHRALGGTWMKKIEQTL; encoded by the coding sequence ATGACCATTATAAATATGACTCATTTTAAATTTTTCATTTTTAAATGCCTCTTGGTATTATTGATTGCTATTTTCACCGGTGGATCATGCAGTTATTTCGATCCCGAACTCAGGCAGATGCCTGAAGGAAAAATTCCGGAGACCTTCTCACTCTATAGTCCGGGCCCTGAACCACCGGATAAGTGGTGGGAAAGCTTTAATGACAAAGACCTGAACCACCTCATGGAAATATGCCTTGCGAATAATCTGTCACTCAAAGAGGCGTGGTCCAGGCTGATGCAGTCAAAGGCCCTTGCCGTGCAGGCGGGTGCAGCACTCGTTCCAAACCTCACCGGAAAGGCCGGAGCCTCCCGTGCCAGGCAAAAAAGAAAAAATACGATTACTTCCAAAGAAACTGTTAAAGAGTATTCGCTCGGTCTGGTGAGCAGTTACGAACTGGATCTGTGGGGGAAGATAAGGTCGGAGCAGGAAGCCGCCATATTTCAGGCATCCGCAAGCCGTGAGGATTTTAACACGGTGGCCATGACTCTCGCTGCCGAAGTGACGGAACAGTGGATCAACATCATTTCACAGCGCATGCAAAAGCATCTGCTTAAAGAACAGTTAAAAACAAATATGATACAGTTTGAGCTGGTAAAGCTCCGGTTTACCAAGGCTATGGTCTCAGCCCTTGACGTATACCAGCAAAAACAGGTGGTAGAAAAGGTAAAGGCCCAGATACCTCTGGTAGAGGCGCAAGAGATGCTTTTTTTTCACAAGCTTGCCCTGTTACTGGGGAAAGCACCGGATGCAAACATTAAAATTAGCCGTAACGATCTGCCGGCTTTGCAGGAACTTCCCTCCATTGGAATACCTGCCGATGTTCTTTCACACAGACCGGACATTCGCTCTGCAGGCCTGAAATTGAGGGCGGTTGACTGGAAAGTGGCTGCGGTAAGGGCGGATCGTCTCCCGAGCATTAATCTCACCGCTTCTTTAAACCTGAGTTCAGATAGCCTTGACCTGCTGCTGGATAACTGGGTGATCGGTCTTGCCGGTAATTTGACCGCACCTATTTTTGATGGTCATAGAAGAAAAGCGGAGGTAGATCGCCAAATGGCTTTAGCGGATGAAAAACTTGCCTCCTACCGCTCAACGGTCCTCACCGCAATTAAAGAAGTCGAAGACGCACTCATCAGTGAGTCAAAACATAAAGAGCACATAGAGGCCCTTAAAAGAGAAATACAAGCCGCCAAAAGCGCCCTTAATGAAGCGAGGGAAAGGTATAGAAAAGGCCTCAATGAATATTTACCTGTATTGACTCAACTACTGTCGGTTCAAAATCTTGAGATAGACCTTATCCAGAAAAAAACCCTGCTTTTACTGGACAGAATAAGCCTTCATCGCGCGCTCGGGGGGACATGGATGAAAAAGATAGAACAGACATTATAA
- a CDS encoding PaaI family thioesterase: MELSPELKNNIRTEINKIPIVDTLKIQIVSLADGYCETKVPRKLSYDGVFKSFHGGLLMTVADSTACFAIFTKTGPYVKLTTTDMNIRFLAPCLSDVTAKATVIKIGPTLCPVSVDLYDATKKHVAVAQVNYILIDNLSIHDV, from the coding sequence ATGGAACTATCACCCGAACTTAAAAATAATATCCGTACTGAGATAAATAAGATTCCCATAGTGGATACGCTAAAAATCCAAATCGTTTCTCTTGCCGATGGATATTGTGAAACCAAAGTTCCCAGGAAGTTAAGCTATGACGGTGTCTTTAAATCATTCCATGGTGGATTGTTAATGACCGTTGCCGACAGCACGGCCTGCTTTGCCATTTTCACTAAAACGGGGCCATATGTTAAGCTCACCACCACTGATATGAATATACGGTTCCTGGCTCCATGCCTGAGCGACGTGACTGCAAAGGCAACAGTCATAAAGATAGGTCCAACGTTGTGCCCGGTTTCAGTTGACCTGTATGATGCAACTAAAAAGCATGTGGCTGTGGCACAAGTGAATTATATCCTGATAGACAATCTATCAATACATGATGTCTAA
- the mutY gene encoding A/G-specific adenine glycosylase, which yields MSHSKITKFPTLALLNWYEKNKRDLPWRKTKDPYKVWLSEVMLQQTQVKTMIPYYQRWLERLPTIQDLAAASEQEVLKLWEGLGYYNRCHNFQKAAKRVCAEYDGRVPDHPDLFLKLPGVGPYILSAVMSIAFKRALPVVDGNVLRVVTRYIELWDDISKSATKNNVYQMLLDLIPKNNPGDFNQAVMELGALVCAPKNPTCSTCPLKRACQAKKKESIDSLPFRPRKKKIPLYKVALAVILKKNKFLIQKRPANGHLAGMWEFPGGKIKADESAEQAITRECHEELDVSIKIIGKLKNVKHAYTHFKIELNIFICRLTSSTPQARQSQPIRWIGLNEMTQYPFPAANYKFFKELEAVLVKEV from the coding sequence ATGAGCCATAGCAAAATCACAAAATTCCCCACACTGGCACTTCTGAACTGGTATGAGAAAAACAAAAGGGATTTGCCCTGGCGGAAAACCAAAGATCCCTATAAAGTATGGCTTTCTGAAGTCATGTTGCAACAAACCCAGGTCAAGACGATGATTCCATATTATCAGAGATGGCTCGAAAGACTGCCAACCATCCAAGACCTGGCAGCTGCTTCTGAGCAGGAGGTTCTTAAATTATGGGAGGGACTCGGCTATTATAATCGCTGCCATAATTTCCAAAAGGCTGCCAAACGGGTTTGTGCCGAATATGACGGCAGAGTGCCGGATCATCCTGATCTTTTCTTGAAATTGCCGGGCGTGGGACCGTATATTCTTTCGGCGGTGATGAGCATTGCCTTCAAACGTGCTTTGCCCGTCGTGGATGGCAATGTTCTTCGCGTGGTCACCCGATACATCGAGTTGTGGGATGACATCAGCAAATCTGCCACTAAAAATAACGTTTACCAAATGCTCCTGGATTTGATCCCAAAAAACAATCCAGGTGATTTCAACCAGGCTGTGATGGAATTGGGCGCTTTGGTGTGCGCCCCGAAGAATCCGACCTGCTCAACCTGTCCATTGAAAAGAGCCTGTCAGGCAAAAAAAAAAGAAAGCATCGATTCCCTGCCTTTTCGCCCCAGGAAAAAAAAGATACCCCTTTATAAGGTCGCCCTGGCCGTTATCTTAAAAAAAAATAAATTCCTCATTCAGAAACGTCCCGCCAACGGTCATCTGGCCGGAATGTGGGAATTTCCGGGTGGCAAAATAAAAGCCGATGAGTCGGCAGAGCAGGCGATCACCCGGGAATGCCACGAAGAGCTGGATGTTTCCATAAAAATTATTGGAAAACTGAAAAATGTCAAACATGCCTATACCCACTTTAAGATCGAGCTAAATATTTTTATCTGCCGGTTGACGTCTTCAACGCCCCAGGCCCGGCAGAGCCAGCCGATTCGATGGATCGGCCTGAATGAGATGACTCAATATCCATTCCCCGCCGCCAATTACAAGTTTTTTAAAGAGCTTGAAGCTGTTCTTGTAAAGGAGGTTTAA
- a CDS encoding nitroreductase family protein: MDIFTAMKERRSCRKFLPESISEEVIEKILEAATWAPSPLNTQPWEFMVVTNKEMKEKIFSEADRCRKWGLEKSGWKWLEKYRLNFLKTAPVIVAVIGDPKKTGLDMFLEEGNVGYQHACAAAIQNIHLAAHALGLGSLWFTLFDKKPMREILGVVSEKTPLGLICIGKADGEPPQTPRKDVKEKTTFIR, from the coding sequence ATGGATATTTTTACAGCCATGAAGGAAAGGAGAAGTTGTCGCAAGTTCTTGCCGGAATCGATAAGCGAAGAAGTAATCGAAAAAATTCTGGAAGCAGCCACCTGGGCCCCTTCGCCTTTGAATACTCAGCCCTGGGAATTTATGGTGGTAACCAATAAGGAAATGAAAGAGAAAATCTTTTCCGAGGCTGATAGGTGCCGAAAATGGGGGCTTGAAAAAAGTGGATGGAAATGGCTGGAAAAGTATCGGTTGAACTTTTTGAAAACGGCCCCGGTAATCGTTGCGGTCATAGGTGATCCCAAAAAGACAGGGCTGGACATGTTTCTGGAAGAAGGAAACGTTGGGTATCAACACGCCTGTGCAGCGGCCATTCAGAACATACATCTTGCCGCCCACGCTCTTGGCCTTGGCTCTCTTTGGTTTACCTTGTTCGACAAAAAACCCATGAGAGAGATTCTCGGCGTTGTTAGCGAAAAAACACCCCTGGGATTGATTTGCATCGGCAAGGCAGATGGGGAGCCTCCCCAAACGCCCAGAAAAGATGTGAAAGAAAAAACGACTTTTATCCGTTGA